A single window of Sphaerodactylus townsendi isolate TG3544 linkage group LG03, MPM_Stown_v2.3, whole genome shotgun sequence DNA harbors:
- the LOC125428507 gene encoding myosin light polypeptide 6 isoform X1, with product MCDFTEDQTAEFKEAFQLFDRTGDGKILYSQCGDVMRALGQNPTNAEVMKVLGNPKSDEMNVKTLSFEQFLPMMQTIAKNKDQGCFEDYVEGLRVFDKEGNGTVMGAEIRHVLVTLGEKMTEEEVEMLVAGHEDSNGCINYEELVRMVLSG from the exons ATG TGCGACTTCACGGAAGACCAGACCGCTG AGTTCAAGGAAGCTTTCCAACTCTTTGACAGAACTGGAGATGGCAAGATCCTGTACAGCCAGTGTGGGGACGTGATGAGGGCCTTGGGCCAGAATCCCACCAATGCAGAGGTCATGAAAGTTCTGGGGAACCCCAAAAGTGATG aaatgaatgtgaaaaCTCTAAGCTTCGAGCAGTTTCTGCCTATGATGCAAACCATTGCAAAGAACAAGGATCAAGGGTGCTTTGAGGATTACGTAGAGGGGCTGAGGGTCTTCGACAAAGAGGGAAATGGCACCGTCATGGGAGCAGAGATACGCCATGTTCTTGTCACTCTAG GGGAGAAAATGACCGAGGAAGAAGTGGAGATGCTGGTAGCTGGCCATGAAGACAGCAATGGGTGCATTAACTATGAAG AGTTGGTGCGGATGGTTCTGAGCGGCTGA
- the LOC125428507 gene encoding myosin light polypeptide 6 isoform X2, whose translation MCDFTEDQTAEFKEAFQLFDRTGDGKILYSQCGDVMRALGQNPTNAEVMKVLGNPKSDEMNVKTLSFEQFLPMMQTIAKNKDQGCFEDYVEGLRVFDKEGNGTVMGAEIRHVLVTLGEKMTEEEVEMLVAGHEDSNGCINYEAFVRHILSG comes from the exons ATG TGCGACTTCACGGAAGACCAGACCGCTG AGTTCAAGGAAGCTTTCCAACTCTTTGACAGAACTGGAGATGGCAAGATCCTGTACAGCCAGTGTGGGGACGTGATGAGGGCCTTGGGCCAGAATCCCACCAATGCAGAGGTCATGAAAGTTCTGGGGAACCCCAAAAGTGATG aaatgaatgtgaaaaCTCTAAGCTTCGAGCAGTTTCTGCCTATGATGCAAACCATTGCAAAGAACAAGGATCAAGGGTGCTTTGAGGATTACGTAGAGGGGCTGAGGGTCTTCGACAAAGAGGGAAATGGCACCGTCATGGGAGCAGAGATACGCCATGTTCTTGTCACTCTAG GGGAGAAAATGACCGAGGAAGAAGTGGAGATGCTGGTAGCTGGCCATGAAGACAGCAATGGGTGCATTAACTATGAAG CATTTGTGAGACACATCTTGTCAGGGTGA